GACGGGGTCACCGCCTCGTCCATCCTCTACCACCTCTGCCGCGCCGTCGCTCCCGACGCGCCGGTTTCGATCTACATCCCCCACCGGCTCGAGGAGGGCTACGGGCTCAACCCCGACGCGATCGCGGCACTCGCGCAGCAGGGCGCTGGACTCATCGTCAGCGTGGACTGCGGCGTCACGGCTCTCGAGCCGGCGCGCGTCGCGAAGCAGCATGGCGTCGATCTGATTATCACCGATCACCACAACATGCTGCCCCCGAGTGCACCGGGCCAGGACCCGCCGCTGCCCGACTGCTACTGCGTGGTGCACCCGCGTGCTCCCGGCTCGGCGTACCCGTTCCACGACCTCGCGGGCGCTGGCGTCGCGTTCAAACTCGCGTGGCGAATCGCCACGATGCATTCCGGCGGCGAACGCGTCCCGGCGCAACTGCGTGAGACGCTGCTGGACCTGCTCGCCTACGCGTCGCTGGGTACGATCGCCGACATCGTGCCGCTCGTCGACGAGAACCGCGTGATCGCGCGGTTCGGGCTGGCGCGACTGCGCGCCGTCAACAACGAGGGGCTGCGCGCGCTCATCGAGGCGTCCGGCCTGGCGTCGGACAAGGTGTCCGCCGAGGACGTCGGGTTCCGGCTCGGCCCCCGGCTCAACGCGTGCGGGCGACTGGGGCACGCGCGCGAAGCGGCCGAGCTGCTGACCACCGCGGCCGGTCAGCGCGCCGTCGACATCGCCACGCAGCTCAGCGGCCTCAACACGCAGCGCCAGGCGACGGAACGCCGCATCTTCGAGCAGGCGCACGCCCTCGCGTCGCAGATGGGCATGTGCGCCGACGAACGGCGCGCGATCGTGCTCGCGCACGACGAGTGGCACCCCGGGGTCGTCGGCATCGTGTGTTCTCGGCTCGTTGAACGCGAACGCCGCCCCACGATCCTCATGCAGCGCCACAACGGCGAGTGCCACGGATCGGGGCGCAGCGTGCCGGGCGTCTCGCTCCACGCCGCTCTGCACGAGTGCGCCGAGATGCTGACCTCCTTCGGGGGCCACGACATGGCCGCCGGACTGCGCCTGCCGACGGACAACCTGGCCGCTTTCACCGAGCGATTCACCGAAGTGGTGAACGGGATGCTCAGCGTCGAGGGCCTGACTCCCGTGCTGACGCTCGACTGCGAGGCGTCGCTCGCCGAAGTCTCGCCCCGCGCCGTGCAGCAGACGGCGCGACTGGGCCCGTTCGGACGCGACAACCCCCGTCCGGCGGTGATGCTGCGCGACCTGCGCCTGGCGATGGACCCGAAGCGCATGGGCCAGCAGAGCCAGCACATCTCGCTGATGGCCAAGCAGGGCGAGCGCGCGATGCGGATCGTCGGCTGGGGCTGGGGCGACCGGCTCGCTGAGCTGAAGACGGGGAGGCGCTTTCACGCCGCGGTCCGGGTGGGCATCTCCGAATGGCACGCGCGCGAAGGGCGCGAGGTCGTCGAAGCCACGCTCGAGGACCTGGCGTACTGCTGATCAGCCCGTCACTGGGCCATCGTGCTGCTGATCGTGAAGATCGGCAGCAGCAGGGCGAGGGCCATCCCGCCGATCAGCAGGCCCATCACCATGATCATCGCCGGCTCGATGAGCTGAGTGCCGGTCTTGATCGCTTCGTCAAGATCGTTCTCGCTGCTCTCGGCGACGCGCGCCAGCACCTCGGGGAGCTTGCCCGACCGTTCGCCCGCGCTGATCATCTGCGCAACGGGCGCCGGGATGAGGTCGCTCTTGGTCACTACCTCGGCGACGGTCTTGCCTTCCGTCAGCGACTCGATGAGCTCGGACCACAGACGGTCCCACAGCACATTGTTCGTCACCGTGCGCACGATCTTAATGGCCTCGACGAGCGGCACGCCTGCGATCAGCAGCGTGCCGAGCGTTCGCGTGGCCCGGGTCAGGTAGTACTTCGTGTACATCGGCCCGAAGACCGGCGCGTTCAGCCGGAGCCAGTCCAGGGCGTAACGCCCGCGCGGGCTCCGCGCGAACAGAAAGAAGAGCACTCCGGCCACGCCCAGGCCCACGCCGAGCTCGAGCCCGCGCGTCTGGAAGAACTCGCTGACCGCGAGAACGATCCGGGTCGGGGTCGGCAGCGTGGCGTTGCGCGTCTGGTAGATCTTCGCGAACCGCGGCAGCACCCACACCATCAGAAACCCGGTGACCGCCAGCGCCATGGTCATCATGACCGTGGGGTACGTGAGCGCTCCCTTAATCTGTTTGGTGATCCGGCGCTCTTTGCCCAGATACTCGGAGACGCGCCGGAGCATGACCGCCATCGTGCCCGACGCTTCCGAGGCGCGCACCAGACTCGTCATCAGCTGTGGAAACACCGTGGGGAACGCGCCCATCGCGGCGCTGAAGCTCGCGCCCGAAGTGACGCCCTCGCGCACGACGTCCACGACGCGCCCCATGTTGCCGACCTTGCCCTGCTTGAGGTACGCGTCGAGCGCCTCGCTCAGGGGGACGCCGGTCTCGATCATGACCGCGAGCTGCCCGCTGAACTCGATGACCTGGTCGCGTTTCACGCCGCGGGCCGCCCGGCGGATGCGGACCTCCTCCACGTCCAGGGCGTCGTGCTCGGAGCGCAGCTCGATGACGGTCCTGCCAAGGGCGCGGACGCGCACGATCGCCTCGTCGCGCGACGGCGCGTCGATCACATCGACGACCTGCGCGCCTGAGTCGTCTCTCGCCTTGTAGCGGAACCTGGCCATGCGTCAGGCGGCCTCCTCAGACGCGATCTGGAACACGCCGATGTCTTGGCTCAGCACGCGGAGCACCTCGTCGACCGTCGTCTGCCCGGCGAGCGCCTTGCTCAGCCCGTCCTGGCGGAGCGTGACAAAGCCCGCCTCGGTCGCCATGCGCCGGATGTCGACCAGACCGGCGCCTCGCGCGATCGCCTCGAGCATCTCCTCATTGGGGACGATCAGCTCGAAGACGCCGAGTCGGCCGGAGTACCCCTTGCCTCGGCAGCGCGTGCAGCCCGCGCCCTTCACCAGCTCGCCGACCTCGCCGAAGGTGTCCTGCAGCGCCTTGCGCTCGCGCGCGTCTGGCTGGTAGGGCACGCGACAGTGCGGGCAGACCTTGCGCACAAGCCGCTGCGCGAGCACGCCTCGCAGCATCGCGCTGACGAGGTACGGCTCCACGCCCATGTTCACCAGTCGCGTCACCGCGCTGGCGGCGTCGTTGGTGTGCAGCGTCGAGAGTACAAGGTGGCCGGTCAGCGCCGCCTGCGTGGCGACCTGCGCCGTCTCCGCGTCGCGGATCTCGCCCACCATGATGATGTCCGGGTCCTGACGCAGCAGCGACCGGAGCGCCGCGGCGAAGCTGAACCCGATCTTCTCGTTCACCTGGAACTGATTCACGCCCAGGATGTTCGCCTCGACGGGGTTCTCGACCGTGCAGAGGTTGTCCTCGTCGCTGGCGAGTTCGGCGAGCACGCTGTACAGGGTGGTCGACTTTCCCGAGCCCGTCGGCCCGGTCACCAGGACCGCGCCCGTGGGCGAGTTGATAACCTCGCGCCAGATCCGGGTCATCTGAGCGGACATGCCGAGCTTCTCAAGCGAGACGATCGCGTTGCGGTTGTCGATGACGCGGATCACGACCTTCTCGCCGTACTTGCCGGGCATCGTCGAGACGCGCATGTCGATGGGTCGCCCCTCGAGCATCACGTGGATGTCGCCATCCTGAGGCAGACGGCGCTCCGAGATGTCCATGCCCGACATGATCTTGATGCGCGACACGACCGCCGGGTGCATCTGATGTGGCGGGCTGAGCTTGACGTGCAGGCGCCCGTCCACGCGGAATCGCACGCGGCAGGCGTGATCCTCGCGCTCGATGTGGATGTCGCTCGCTCGGTCCTGGACCGCGCTGTAGAGCAGGAAGTTGACAAGCTTGATCACCGGCGACTGCCCGGCGATCTCCTCCATGTTGTGGAGGTCCTGAAGCTTCGTATCGACCAGCTCGATGGTGTCGGCGCCGCTCGACCCGTCGTACATGTCGTCGATGACGAACACGCCGGCGGCGGGCATGTGCGCCTGCAGCGTGGCCCGGATGTCGCGCGACGTCGCCGCGACGATCTGCACCTCGCAGTTCGCCAGGCGCTCCAGCTCCTCGATGAGGAACAGGTTCGCCGGCTCCGAGATGGCGACGGTCATGACGCCGTTCACCAGGAACAGCGGGAGCACGCAGTGCGTGTCCATGAAGTCACGGGGGAGCTTGTCCGTCACCCGCGGGTCGGCCAGGCGGGGCGTGAGCTTGGCGTAGGGAACGCCGTAGGCCGACGCCAGCGCCTCGACGACCTGCTCCTCTGACACGATCGACAGGTCGATCAGGATCTCGCCAAGGAGCTTGCGATGGCCGCAGCGCTTCTGCTCCTCGAGCGCGTCGCGCAGCTGCGCCTCGCTCAGGAGCCCGCGCTCGACGAGCAGCTCGCCGAGCTGGACCTTGACGCCGGGCTGGGACGCACGGGATTTGCGGAGCGTCTCGCTCATCGCAGACTCCTGACCGCGTCCTCGACGCTCTCGGCCGACTGGAACATCCCGTCCAGCCGGGTCATCTCCAGGATCTTCCTCACCGTGTCGTCGACTTTGACGAGCCGGACGCTCCCGCCCTTCTCGGCGGTGTGCTCGCGGACCCGCAGCAGGGTCTCCATGGCCGCGGAGTCGAGATACTCCAGGTGCTCACAGTCCACCACGACGTCGCGCGTGCCCGCCTCGATCCGCTCGAGTGCGCTGCGATGCATCTGGTCGGCGTCGTCGATGGTGAAGTCGCCCGACAGCGTGAAGACGACCACTCGTCCGAAGTTCTGGTAGCTGTACTTCATGCCGCCGCCTCCCCTTCCATGGGCGCGATCGTGACCTGGCGCTGCTCGGCCGCCTTGTGACGCTCGACCATCCGGTCGTACTCCGCGAAGTCCAGCTCGACGAAGTACCGCGAGAGCTGCGGGTCGAACTGCGTGCCGCCGCAGCGCGCGATCTCGGACAGCACCCGTTCACGCGGCATCGCCGATCGATAGGTCCTCGTGCTGCTCATCGCGTCGAAGGAGTCGGCGATGGCGATGAGCCGCGCGAAGAGCGGGATGCCCTCGCCCGCCAGGCCCTCGGGGTAGCCGCGTCCGTCCCATCGCTCGTGGTGGTAGAGCACGCCCGGGAGCACGTCGACGAGCTGCGGGATGTCCCGCAGGATGCGATGCCCGATCTCCGGGTGCAGCTTGATGAGCTCGAACTCCTCGTCGGTCAGGCGACCGGGCTTGCAGAGCACCGCCTCGGGCACGCCGATCTTGCCGACGTCGTGGATGAGCCCGGCGATGTGCAGGCGCTCCAGCGATTCGGGCTCGATGCCGATCGCCTCGCCCAGCTTCATCGCCATATACGCGACGCGTTCGCTGTGGCCGCGGGTGTAGCGGTCCTTGGCGTCGATCGCGGCCGTCAGCGCGCGCAGCGTGCCGAGGAACATCGACCGCTGATCGGCGTAGAGCGCCGCGTTCTCAAGAAGCACGCCGATCGCGGCAGCGGCGGCGCCGACGAGCTTGATGTCCGTGCTGCTGACCTGCGGGTCCTCGCCGTGCTTGCGCAGCGCGACGACGGCTCCGATCAGCGTCTCTTCGCGCACGATCGGGTGCGCGAGGCAGTCACCCCCGCCGCGCATCTCGCCGGCGCCGGTGTTCACGCGCCCGAAGACGGTCGGCGAATCCATCGAGAGGCCTCGCAACGCGTCGCGGGCGATCGCGTCGTCGGACTTGCGATCGGCCTTCTCGCCCACGCGCACGACGCGCCCCGCCAGCGATCGCCCCTTGGAGGAGTCTTCGCTGAAGCACGCCGAGATCGAGTCGAAGGGCAGCGTGGCGTGCAGCTCGTCGAGCGCGAGCGTGACAAACCGCTCCGGATTGGTGAGCGAGCTCATCGCTCCGCTCAGGCGGTAGACGAGCGAGAGCTCTTCGTACACGCCGGAGAGCTGCCGGCTGAAGCTCTCGACCGCGAGCCGCGACTCCGCGAGCTCGCTGTGGTCGGCCCACAGGCAGGGCAGCGTGCGAGCGAGCAGCATCGCTTCGCCCAGCCCGGACGCGCCGGCGACGAACGCCACGATGTACCCGGTCTTGCGCCGGCGGCGCGACAGCGTCGTCGGGACCAGAGTGAGATCGCTGCGCGGCGACCAGATCGTGGGCTGGTCTTCCGTCGCCCAACGGGCGGCCGCGAGCCGGAGCGTCTCGGCGACCTCTGGGCCGCTCACCGTCACGCCGGAAGCGCGCAGGGAATCGCTGTCGATGTCGCCGCCGGGCTCGCCGGAAGCGTCGATGACGACGCTCATCACGCCGATCGACGACAGGCGAGAGAGGAACTCCGCAACCACGGGGTCCAGCGCGGGATGGATCGGCTCTGGGCTCACGCTGCCTTCCTGGCGCCTCCGCTCAAGAGTGCTTCGACCCTCGTCAGAATCTCACGCGGGCTGAAGGGCTTCGCCAGCACCTCGGCGATGTTCGTGCGCGCGAGGTCCTCTTTGGAGAGCGCGTGCCCGCGCGCTGTCAGCAGGAGCGCCGGCGTGTCCCTCGTATCGGGGTTCGCGCGGAGCTTCTCGCACAGCTCGAGACCGGTCATGTACGGCATCTGGAGATCGGTGATCACGATGTCCGGGTGTTCCTTGCAGGCGATCTCGTAGGCCTGCTCGCCGTCGGCGGCGGTGATGACCTCCAGACCCGCGTTGCGCAGCTTGAGCGCGACCACGTGCACGATGTGGGGCTCGTCATCCACGACCAGGGCGATTTTGCCAGTCATAGCTTCTCCTTGGTGATTCCGCGTCCGTTCACGCCGCCGCCCGGGTCGCCGCACGCCCCTTGCGCTCGTAGGGGATCGTGAACCAGAACCTGCTGCCGAGCCCGACCTGGCTGGAGAGCCCGACCTGGCCGGAATGGAGGGTTTCGACGATGTTCTTGACCAGGTTGAGGCCGAGCCCGGTGCCCTTCGCGACGCGTTTGTAGCTGTCGATCCGGTAGAACTTCTCGAAGACCTTGTCGACCGCTTCGGGCGGGATGCCCAGCCCGGTGTCCTGCACGCCGATCATCACCGAGCGGGTCGTGTCGTCGTTCTCGACGCTGACCGTGACGCGGCCGCCCTCGGGGGTGTACTTCACCGCGTTGCTCACGAGGTTCAGGACGACCTGGTGCATCATGTCGCGGCTGGCCTGCGCCGTGTAGACCATCGGGCCCGCCTTCATCAGGAGGGTGATGTTCTTCAGCTTGGCCTGGGGCTGCATGATCTCCACCACCTCGCGCGCGACCTCGACGAAGTCGACCTCGGTGTCCTCGACCTGCACGATCCCCGCCTCGATGCGGCTGATGTTCAGCATGTTGTCGATCAGGCGCGTCAGCCGGTCGGCTTCGTTCTTGATGATCTCGTAGAACTCCTGCCGGTTCTTCTCGTCGGCGGCCTCGCCGTCGAGCAGCATCTCGACGTACGCGTTGATGCTGCTGAGGGGCGTGCGGAGCTCGTGGCTGACCTGGCTGACGAAGTCCGACTTCATCTGCGCGATTTCCTTCTCGCGCGTCACGTCGCGGAGGATGGTCACGACGCCCGACGCGCCGCCCTCGCCGGAGGGGTTTGTCATCGGCGCGAGCGTGATGTCGAAGGCGCGGAGCTCGGAGCGCCCGTCGGGGCCGCGAGCGGTCATCGTGTACTCCACGTGCCTGCGCTCGTTGTTCTCGGCGGCGGCGCGGGCCTCGCTGATGACGCGGATCAGCGACTTGTCGGTCAGGACCTCGTCGATCGGCTTGTGGACCGCCTGCTGGAGGTCGAACCCCAGCAGCGTGGCGGCGGCCTCGTTGGCCATCTTCAGCTCGTCGAAGGTGTCGGTCACCAGCACCGCGTCGCGCAGGCTGTGCAGCGTGGACTCGACCTGGCGGCGCTCGGACTCGGTGATGCGCCGGCGGATCTCGATCTCGCGCAGACGGTTCTCGGCGCTCTGCAGGCGCTCGAGGAAGCGCGACCGCGCCTCGCTCACGCCCTGCGCCAGCGGCGCGAGCCATGCAGGGCCGGCGCCGGGGTCGACCCGCTCCTCGCCCGCGTCGGCGAACATCTCGGCGAGCCGTCGAACCTCGCGCATCCTGTTCCGAGCCGACAGGACCCACAGCCCTGCCCCCAGCGCGGCGCCGGCTGCCAGCGCGACGCCGGCGGCCCCGGGCGGGACCCGCACGCCGCCGATCAGCGACGCCGACAGCCCGCCGGCGAGTGCGCTCGCCCCGCCGATCGCGGCTCCACCGATCCATCCTGCTCGTGTCTTCATCAGTTTCATGCGCTTGTCCTCATCCCCGGCGCGATCAGCGCTGCTCGTCGTCCATCACGCCCACGAACGCGCCGCCGGACACGCTCCTGTTGTCGCCCGCGCGCATCGCATGGGCCGTGCGGAGACTGTCGGCGGCCTCCGCGTCGCGACCAAGCTCCTTGAGCACCACGCTGCGCATCGCCCATGCTTCGCCCTGGCGGGGCGAGAGTTCGATCGCGGCGTCGAGCGATCGGAGCGCGCCGTCAAGGTCGCCGCGCCTGCGCTGCCACGCCGCCATGAGGAGCCGTCCATCCGGCTGCGACGCGTCGATCGCGATGAGCCGGCTCGCGGACTGGCGGAGCCGGGGAAGGTCGTTGAGGCGGAGCGCGACGCGCCCGAGCGTGAGCCACGCGACACGGTCGGCCGAGCCCGCGTCGTCGCGCGTAAGCGTCAACAGCGCGGTCCGCGCGTCGACGAGGCGGTTGACCTCGATCAGGCAGCGGATGCGCATGTGCATCAGGTCGCGCCGGGACGCCATGTTCGGCTCCGCGAGCAGCTGCGTGAGCACGACCTCGGCGTCGGCGTACCTGTTCGCGGCCATCTCGGCGCGGGCCAGGTCCTCGAGGACGCCGGTGTTCCTCGGCTCGAGCAGTCGCGCCTCGCGCAGCAGGCGGGCGGCGTAGTCGGGCATCCCGTCCAGCAGCGCGACCGATCCGAGCGTGCGCCGGACGCCCGCGCTGTGCTGGTGACGCTCGAGCCCCTCGAGCAGCATGGTGCGTGCTTCGTCGATGCGACCCATCTCGACCAGCATCTCGGCGGCGGCGACGAGGTACCTCGGCTCGGTCGGATCGAGCGTGCGGCAGTGCTTGTAGTCGCGGATCGCGAGGTCCCAGCGGTTCACCCGCTCGAAGGCGATGGCGCGGTTGAAGTACGACTCGATCTGCGTGTCGTCCATCTCGATCGCGGCGTCGAAGGACGCGATGGCGTCCTCGTAATCGCCCCGCTCGAGCAGGATGCGCCCGCGGAGGTTGTAGCTCTTGGTGACCGACGGCGCGTTGCGGATCGCGCTGTCGATAGTCTTCAGGGCCTTGTCGAGGTCGCCGCTGAAGAACTGCTGGCGCGCGGTCTCGAATTCAGCGCCGGCCTTGATCGCGCCGAGGCGCTGCTGGGAGTGCTTCACAGCGGCGCTGGTGTAGTTGCCGTGGCCTTTGCAGCCCGCGAGCCCGCCGGCGACGGCGCAGATGGCGCCGGCGAGAAGGATTGCCCGCGCCGGGGCGTGGAGCTGGATGTTGGTTCTGCTGATCCGCATGGGTGTGCCTGTCTGTGGATGTTCGGTCGTTTACGTTGGTTCAGGGCGTCGGGCCGCGCAGGTCCTCGGTGGGCGTCGCGATCGGGCCGTTGAATGGCCACGAGGACGAGCTCGCGCCGGAGCGGATGCGCCGCCAGGCGTCCTCGATCGTGGCGCCGGCGCGCGTCGGCTGCGGAGGCGCGGGGTTGGCGGATGCCATCAGGATCGGCGCGTCGGTGAAGACGGCGGTCGTCCGGATGGAAGCGAGGGACCGCGCGTTGATGGCGCTGAGCGTCATGGCGTTCGCCAGATCGCCCATCGAGAGGAAGACTGTCTGCGGGATCGGCGCGCTGCGTGCCGGCGTCTCGCCCGCGCCCGGCCTGGCTGCGGACGGGCGGGGCGTCGCTGCGGGCTCGAGCTTCGTGTCGAAGCCGTCGCGCAGGATCTCTTCCAGCACGCTGCGCGTCGGGATCCGGATCTCGTCGTCTTCGAGGATCTGCTCGCGCAGACGCACCGCGTCGGGCTGGTTGGGGTTCAGCTCGAGCGAGCGGCGGAGCTTCCACATCGCCTTCTCGCGGTCGCCGCCGCGGGCGAGCTCGGCGGCCTCGACGTTGAGCTTCGCGGTCTGGCGTTCGCGGCTGAACGGGAGGAGCCCCTCGCGGGCCGCGCTCATCGCGTCCTGCGCGATCTGCTTGCCCTTCTCGCCGGCGGACGCGAGCATCGAGTCGTTCACGATCGTCGGTGTGATGAGGAACATCACCTCGGTCCGGTTCACGCTGTCTTCGCGCCCTCGGAACGGGATGCCGATGATGGGGATGTCGCCCAGGACCGGGACCTGACGCCTGGTCAGCTGCATCGTCTCTTTGAACAGCCCTCCGAGCACGATGGTCGAGCCGTCGCGGACGATCACGTTGGTGGTGATCTCCTGCGTGAGCTCGTCGGGGATGGTCGTGGTCGCCCCCTGCGAATCGATGACGTCGCGCAGGACGGCCTCGGACACCGAGGGCTTGAGCTCCATGCGGATCATGCCGTCGTTCGAGATGAACGGGCGGAAGACCAGCTGCGTGCCTGTGTCGAGGAATTCGACGGTCTGCGTGGTCGAGGTATCGTTGGTGGTGGTGCTGAGGTAGCCGATCCTGGCGCCGACGAGCACGCGCGCCGGCTGGCGGTTGAGCGCGAGGATCTTCGGGTTGGAGAGGATCGTGGTGTCGCCGACCTCGTCGAGCATCCGGATGAACACGCTGATGCCCGAGCCGACGATGCCGATCTTGAGCGTCCCGGGCCCGCCGGTGTTGCCGGGGGTCGAGACGGCGGCCTGGCCGCGCGAGAGCACGTTGTTCCCCGGGACCTGCGGCGGGTTGCGCAGGGCGTTGGCCGGGTTCAGCGGGCCGCCGAGGTTGAGGAAGTCGCCGAGGTCGAGATCGCCGACGAGGGAGAAGTCGACGCCGAAGGCGTTGTCCTCGTTGAGCTGAGTCTGGAGGATGGTCGCTTCGACGAGGACCTGCGCCGGGCGGGTGTCGAGCTGGACGATCAGCTGCTCGATCTCGCGGAGGTTCTCGGCGTAGTCGTAGACGACGAGGGTCGACGCGAGGGCGAACTTCTCGCCGCCGGTCGGGGTGTCGCCGAGCGCGAAGGTGCCCGCGTCGCCGTTGGCCTTGATCTGGCCGACGCCCGGGGTCAGGAGCGGGGTGACGAAGAGCGCCGCGTCTGTGGCGTTGAGGTAATTGAGCTGCATGACCTTGGCGAAGGGGCGCCGGTCTGCCTGCTTGATCTTGTTGATCTCGTCGAGGGTGTAGACGTAGATGAACTCGCCGCGCTCGACGTAGCCGTAGCCGTTGACGTGGAGGATGGCGTCGAGCGCTTCGTAGAAGGTGACGCCGTAGAGGTCGGCGGTGACGCTCGCCTCGACGCCTTTGCTGGCGACGATGTTGCGTTCGGACTGCATGGCGAGCATCTGCAGGACGGTGCTGAGCTTCTCGTCGCGCAGGTGCATGTCGACGGTCATGTGCTCGCTGACGCGGACGCGGGTGCGCTGCGACGCGTCGCCCGGCTGGAACGCCGGCACGCCGCCTGTGCTGCCGGCCTGCTGCGCGATCGCGCCCGGCGTGAGCGTGAGCGCCGCGACGACAGCGCGGACCCGACGACCGTGATGTGCTGCTCTGTGTCCCATGCGGTGCTCGTTCTCGGCCCGTCTCCGGGCCGTCATCTGTTCGGTTGTCGTCAGTCGTCAAGCGGGCTGGCGACCCGCAACTCGCGAAGTACCCCGTCGCGTTCCAGCGTCACGGACCTCGGAGTGATCGCCGTCACGCGGAAGCCAGCGACCGAATCGCCCACGCGCGTCATCACGACGCCGGGCCCCCCGAACGCGGAGAGATCGAATATGGCGACAGTTCTCTTGCCGGACATGGTGCTTTTCAGACGGAGTGCGGCGAGGTCCTTCGCGATCGCGCGTCCTCGGTCGCCATCGTCGTCGTAACCGTCGGCCGACTTTGCGCTCGCGAGCGAACGCCGGTCCGGTTGCGACGGATCGGGAAAGTGTGCGTTGTCGAGGGCGAAGAGGTCTCTCGTCGGCGCGTCGACCCGCATGGACGCCTTCCACGCGGCCATCGCCTCTCGGACCTTGCGCTCGGCGTCGGTCGCGATCACCGAGTCCGACGCGAGCGGCTCCGATCCGCTCAGCGACGCGGGCGAGGCGACCACGGCCCGTCGCGCCGCCGGTGACTTGCCCAACGGTGCGAATGTCTTGACGCCAAACCCAACCGCGACCACGCCGAGCACGCAGAGGATCGCGGCCTTGCGCTTGTCGGCGACGATCTCTTCACGGATCCGGGTGAATGCGCTCATCGCGACGCTCCCTCGGTCACGGTCGCCATGGGCGACGGGGCGGGGCTCTCCGTCGACATCGCCTCGATCACGATCTCGACGACGAGCGTCGGCGCGCCAGGGCCGCTGCCTCGGGGCGGGTCGATGGTCAGGCGGGTGACGCGCAGCAGGCGATCGAGCGAATAGATGCGGTCGAGCACCGCGAGCACCGCGGGGTACCCCGATTCCATCGACAGCGTCAGGGGCGTCACGCGCACGCCCTCCTCGATGCGCGCGCGTTCCTGGCGGAGCTCGTGCTTCCCGATCTCCAGCGTCTGGAGGAAGGAGCTGAGTTCGTGCACGAGCAGCGATGTCTCGTCGCTGGCGGCCAGGGGT
This Phycisphaeraceae bacterium DNA region includes the following protein-coding sequences:
- a CDS encoding tetratricopeptide repeat protein, whose protein sequence is MRISRTNIQLHAPARAILLAGAICAVAGGLAGCKGHGNYTSAAVKHSQQRLGAIKAGAEFETARQQFFSGDLDKALKTIDSAIRNAPSVTKSYNLRGRILLERGDYEDAIASFDAAIEMDDTQIESYFNRAIAFERVNRWDLAIRDYKHCRTLDPTEPRYLVAAAEMLVEMGRIDEARTMLLEGLERHQHSAGVRRTLGSVALLDGMPDYAARLLREARLLEPRNTGVLEDLARAEMAANRYADAEVVLTQLLAEPNMASRRDLMHMRIRCLIEVNRLVDARTALLTLTRDDAGSADRVAWLTLGRVALRLNDLPRLRQSASRLIAIDASQPDGRLLMAAWQRRRGDLDGALRSLDAAIELSPRQGEAWAMRSVVLKELGRDAEAADSLRTAHAMRAGDNRSVSGGAFVGVMDDEQR